One segment of Carya illinoinensis cultivar Pawnee chromosome 1, C.illinoinensisPawnee_v1, whole genome shotgun sequence DNA contains the following:
- the LOC122277672 gene encoding protein SIEVE ELEMENT OCCLUSION B-like, translating to MATNKILLATAQQPVKAEINVLTMSDDQIMNTIYATHVHGDEKFDVDSLFVVTENIIQRATHLVENFVRGTKEHQENLEEKAPKASFSPPSCTLKALSCEMACKAPGEEIAHKTTMSILNKLAHYSWDAKAVLTLAAFALDYGDFWLLAELYSSDQLAKSVGILKRVPVVVKRPGLQKYGKAIIELNNLITATLEVIESIFELEKLSIYDTKDVPALSGALDRIPVDVYWAIITIATCTTKLCCITGDEGKTQELSPFAQKINVILNVLRRTIKLAHEQIDVIEAYRKLKKIFQTPTEVMEVFKALIFPKDVDPSLIDGSTNKLVNIEVLKKKNILFFISSLDITIEEISILKPVYDGISKKDQHKIVWIPIVEQWTDDLKRKFEVLRSKMPWYTVQYFSPVVGIKFIKEEWNFKNKPLVVVVSPRGKVEHPNALHIIKVWGAKAFPFTKEAEQTLANKEDVMEDIMVGVNKSPVVIKDDKYIFFYGGKDNEWIQQFTRKATVLANDPALKEAGISIELVLIGKNEKGQDDVGILGRFWDKMESFFFSKTEKKTEPDTVTKEIQKLLSYKNESGWVVLSKGSKVIFTGHGTTILKVVDEAEKWKGYVREIGYEIIFKQYHDKVIEVNRPCSRVDIPVGVGKIPEHMHCPHCPRVMETYISFKCCHVEGALNALH from the exons ATGGCCACCAATAAGATTCTGCTAGCTACTGCTCAGCAACCCGTTAAGGCTGAGATCAACGTGTTAACCATGTCCGACGACCAGATTATGAATACAATCTATGCAACCCATGTTCATGGTGACGAAAAGTTTGATGTCGACTCTCTTTTTGTTGTCACCGAAAACATTATTCAGCGTGCCACCCATCTTGTTGAAAATTTTGTGCGg GGTACCAAGGAACACCAGGAAAATCTCGAAGAAAAGGCGCCCAAAGCGAGCTTCAGTCCCCCGTCCTGCACACTCAAGGCACTTTCCTGCG AGATGGCATGCAAGGCTCCGGGTGAGGAAATTGCCCACAAAACAACCATGTCAATACTTAACAAACTCGCACACTATTCATGGGACGCCAAGGCAGTGCTGACTTTGGCGGCCTTTGCTTTGGACTATGGGGATTTCTGGCTGCTTGCCGAGCTTTACTCATCGGACCAACTCGCCAAATCAGTGGGGATCCTGAAACGAGTACCTGTGGTCGTAAAGCGCCCGGGCCTTCAAAAATATGGGAAAGCCATAATTGAGCTCAACAATCTGATCACGGCAACATTGGAAGTAATCGAGTCAATCTTTGAGCTGGAGAAGCTATCAATCTATGATACAAAGGATGTACCGGCATTGTCAGGTGCCTTGGACCGAATCCCTGTGGATGTCTATTGGGCTATCATCACGATTGCAACCTGCACGACTAAGCTGTGTTGCATCACTGGCGATGA GGGCAAGACGCAGGAACTGTCGCCCTTTGCTCAGAAGATCAACGTCATCCTCAACGTCCTAAGGAGGACTATAAAACTTGCCCACGAACAAATAG ACGTTATCGAGGCTTATAGGAAactcaagaaaatatttcaGACTCCCACAGAAGTGATGGAGGTTTTCAAGGCGCTCATTTTCCCCAAAGATGTTGACCCCTCGCTTATTGATGGTTCGACTAACAAATTG GTTAACATCGAAGtgctaaaaaaaaagaacattctATTCTTCATTTCAAGCCTGGACATCACTATTGAAGAAATCTCGATCCTTAAGCCGGTTTATGATGGAATAAGTAAGAAGGATCAGCACAAAATTGTATGGATCCCAATTGTGGAGCAATGGACTGATGACCTGAAAAGGAAGTTTGAGGTGCTGCGGTCCAAGATGCCTTGGTATACAGTGCAATACTTTTCACCAGTGGTTGGCATTAAGTTCATTAAGGAGGAGTGGAACTTCAAGAATAAGCCTCTCGTCGTGGTGGTAAGTCCAAGAGGAAAGGTGGAACACCCGAATGCACTCCACATCATTAAGGTATGGGGAGCAAAGGCCTTTCCTTTCACTAAAGAGGCAGAACAAACTTTGGCAAATAAAGAGGATGTGATGGAAGACATCATGGTTGGCGTCAATAAATCACCAGTCGTG ATCAAGGATGACAAGTACATTTTCTTCTATGGAGGCAAGGACAACGAGTGGATCCAACAATTTACCAGGAAAGCAACTGTCCTGGCGAATGACCCGGCGTTGAAAGAGGCAGGGATTTCTATTGAGTTGGTTCTTATTGGAAAGAACGAGAAAGGGCAGGACGATGTTGGAATTCTAGGTCGTTTTTGGGACAAAATGGAAAGCTTTTTCTTCTCCAAGACTGAAAAGAAAACGGAACCGGATACTGTGACCAAGGAAATACAAAAGCTACTATCCTACAAGAATGAGAGTGGATGGGTTGTGCTGAGCAAAGGGTCTAAAGTGATATTCACTGGACATGGGACAACTATTTTGAAGGTCGTGGATGAGGCTGAAAAATGGAAGGGGTATGTGCGCGAGATTGGCTACgagattatattcaaacaataccATGACAAGGTAATTGAAGTGAATCGCCCTTGCTCCCGCGTTGACATTCCTGTTGGTGTCGGAAAGATCCCTGAGCATATGCATTGCCCTCACTGCCCCCGCGTCATGGAGACCTATATTAGTTTTAAGTGCTGCCACGTCGAAGGTGCTCTGAACGCACTGcactaa